ttgaatttaactcttgtttacacaatttatagtaataacaacaacaacgataacaaacccagtgtattcccacatagtggggtctggggaggataaaacGTATGCAGTCCGTACAGTaactccggagaagtagaaaggttgttttcgataatatttataagaataatcacatttttattatttgatctatttgtctatacaaattgaaaagacaaataatcaAATCGAAACTCAAAGTCTATAAAATCGAcaaaatatttatcttatttagggcgATGTAAATAGCAAAACGTAAagcaaaaaattaattgatttcCAGCTGAAATACGTAAAAATTAGGtttttcaataatatttcaataaaattttccttcaaaaatctCTTACTAACAagccaaattccagtggaacGCCCATAAAAGTTATTCTTTTTGAGTAATAGCTTTAACGTTAAAAGTAACAAGGCACCCGCAACCTTGAAATCCTAGATCCGCCTCTAAttagtgaacatacgaactaactAAAGtggattcaacatctactatatataaataaaaaataattttaactatttcTATATACCCTGATTAaagggtagctccgcccctgcTTGGTTAAAACTGATACTATTGAATTTTCAACAAGATCAGGAATTTTAACTGCCAAAGAGTACCAGAAGCCAGCGCTTCAAATTCTCCGGATGATTGGCCAGCAGGTTACtcaattgaattagattttcctTTCGTCCAAGTAACCGAGACCAAATTTACTGACATTCCTGCAATTTCGAAAAGCTTGAATGGTGCATCCGTGGTTGAGATCAATGAGACATCGAAGGGTGATCTTTTTGTACGTATTTGAATTTGGTGTTTACAGATTTACAATAGTGCATGTCAAAGATAAAAATTCATGTAAAAGCAACTCATGCTAGTCTCCTTTACAAAAGTACAAACATGGACATGCATGAAAGAGtttctatttttcatttattttgaatgaaaatgaaatttctttcaatttcatGAGAAGGCATAGTAGGAAAATTAAACAAATTTAGCCCTTTCTAGGCATATGAAGATAATTCATGGTGTT
This is a stretch of genomic DNA from Capsicum annuum cultivar UCD-10X-F1 unplaced genomic scaffold, UCD10Xv1.1 ctg18287, whole genome shotgun sequence. It encodes these proteins:
- the LOC124890466 gene encoding uncharacterized isomerase PA3578-like, whose product is NFNCQRVPEASASNSPDDWPAGYSIELDFPFVQVTETKFTDIPAISKSLNGASVVEINETSKGDLFISLPSGEAVVECRPQFDRIQNFPGRGMIITELAPHDSGFDFYSHFFCPKLGVNE